In Phoenix dactylifera cultivar Barhee BC4 chromosome 11, palm_55x_up_171113_PBpolish2nd_filt_p, whole genome shotgun sequence, the following are encoded in one genomic region:
- the LOC103703316 gene encoding LOW QUALITY PROTEIN: KH domain-containing protein At4g18375-like (The sequence of the model RefSeq protein was modified relative to this genomic sequence to represent the inferred CDS: inserted 1 base in 1 codon): protein MVETGKRSRQQRDDDNDGKQWNKRPGNMERSGDGELVVYRILCPAGVIGSVIGKSGKVINSIRQETYAKIKVVDPFPGADMRVITIYCYVKDKDPMDADEDSMEPLCPAQDALLKVHDAIVNALANASDSDKRNKEEAQILVPASQAANIIGKSGATIKRLRSKTRANIKVNPKDANNATHSCAMSYDNFVQITGDAEAVKKALFAVSCIMYKFSPKEEISLDTSVPELPPIIIPSDVTVYSAGSFFPAANAIVSPSRSVPSVIGATPHVPELHGYTDTTSAWPVYPSALPVVSGYGGPSRSEDLVVRVLCPSDKIGRVIGKGGSTIKSIRQNSGARIDVDDTKDETEECLITVTSTESTDDIRSAAIEAILLLQGKINDEDAEKVNIRLLVPSKVIGCLIGKSGSIISDMRKKTKAEIRISKGEKPKRAASNDELVQVTGEVGNLRDALVQIILRLREDALRDRNGSQNAHKDGSQSAPPVDPLYTSSLSVPPVLPSIPSVAPLSYDQRVETERGFGVFPGSSLYGYSSLQAGENGYGSLSQYSSKSYGGLPPYIEMVIPANALAKVMGKGGTNMXNIRKISGAHIEIVDSKSSRYERIAQISGTPEQKRAAENLIQAFMMST, encoded by the exons ATGGTGGAGACTGGGAAACGATCGCGCCAGCAGAGGGATGATGACAATGATGGGAAACAGTGGAACAAGCGACCAGGTAACATGGAGCGATCTGGTGATGGTGAATTGGTTGTCTATCGCATACTTTGTCCTGCTGGTGTTATTGGGAGTGTCATTGGTAAGAGTGGTAAAGTCATAAATTCCATAAGACAAGAGACATATGCTAAAATTAAGGTTGTCGATCCTTTTCCTGGTGCGGACATGAGGGTTATTACCATATATTGCTATGTTAAAGACAAGGATCCTATGGATGCTGATGAGGACAGCATGGAACCTCTTTGCCCTGCTCAGGATGCTCTGCTTAAGGTGCATGATGCAATTGTCAATGCCCTGGCTAATGCTAGTGATTCTGATAAGAGGAACAAGGAGGAAGCCCAGATACTTGTGCCCGCTAGTCAAGCTGCAAATATAATTGGCAAATCTGGGGCCACCATAAAGAGATTGAGATCAAAGACCAGGGCAAACATAAAAGTAAACCCAAAGGATGCCAACAATGCTACTCATTCCTGTGCAATGAGCTATGATAACTTTGTTCAG ATAACCGGTGATGCTGAAGCAGTTAAGAAAGCATTATTTGCGGTTTCTTGTATTATGTACAAGTTTTCACCAAAAGAAGAGATCTCCCTTGATACTTCTGTTCCAGAGCTTCCACCAATTATCATTCCTTCAGATGTTACTGTCTATTCAGCTGGTAGCTTCTTCCCTGCTGCAAATGCTATTGTTTCCCCTTCTCGATCTGTGCCATCAGTCATAGGCGCAACACCGCATGTACCAGAGCTTCATGGATATACTGATACAACTAGTGCATGGCCAGTTTATCCATCTGCTCTTCCTGTtgtttctggatatggtggtcCATCACGCTCAGAGGATTTAGTAGTACGAGTCTTGTGTCCATCTGACAAGATTGGACGTGTTATTGGTAAGGGAGGGAGTACCATAAAGAGTATAAGGCAAAACAGTGGTGCTCGCATTGATGTTGATGATACGAAGGACGAGACTGAAGAATGTCTTATTACTGTCACATCTACAGAG TCCACAGATGATATTAGATCTGCTGCAATTGAAGCTATTTTGCTGCTTCAAGGAAAGATCAATGATGAGGATGCTGAGAAAGTGAATATCCGTCTTCTTGTTCCCTCAAAGGTGATTGGCTGTCTCATTGGCAAGAGTGGCTCGATTATAAGCGACATGCGCAAAAAGACAAAGGCTGAAATTCGGATCTCAAAAGGTGAAAAGCCTAAACGTGCTGCTTCCAATGATGAGCTTGTGCAG GTGACTGGAGAGGTAGGTAATTTGCGTGATGCGCTTGTTCAGATTATTTTGAGGCTTAGGGAAGATGCTTTGAGAGATAGGAATGGCAGCCAGAATGCTCATAAGGATGGTAGTCAGAGCGCTCCTCCAGTTGATCCTCTTTACACGAGTAGTCTGTCTGTCCCTCCAGTATTACCTAGCATTCCATCAGTTGCACCTTTGAGCTATGACCAGAGAGTAGAAACTGAAAGGGGTTTTGGAGTATTTCCTGGAAGCAGTTTATATGGATACAGCTCTCTGCAG GCTGGGGAGAATGGCTatggttccctttcccagtattCATCAAAGTCATATGGAGG ATTGCCCCCATATATTGAGATGGTGATTCCTGCAAATGCTTTAGCTAAAGTTATGGGAAAAGGTGGCACAAACA GAAATATAAGAAAG ATATCTGGAgctcatattgaaattgttgattcaaaatcatcccgTTATGAGCGAATTGCTCAGATATCTGGAACCCCTGAACAGAAGCGTGCTGCAGAGAACCTAATTCAGGCTTTTATGATGTCAACTTAA